Proteins from one Oncorhynchus masou masou isolate Uvic2021 chromosome 12, UVic_Omas_1.1, whole genome shotgun sequence genomic window:
- the LOC135549366 gene encoding protocadherin beta-6-like — protein MALSIATIWTRCATVLFVFSGMWGIALPITRYSIPEEMQEGSVVANLATDLGLDVRALVTRKAKLDIIHTKKYLDINKETGELFILEKIDREYICSSKTTSCFLKTDVILENPIRIFYIELEIMDINDNAPVFRRETMQLDISESTAPGERFSLTNAVDADVGANSIKTYYLSESKYFTIEIQTGSDGSKYVDLVINSNLDREEQAVHNLILTAVDGGVPARSSTASIFLRVLDINDNAPFFNQPIYAINVTENSPIGTLVMKLNATDLDEGTNAEITYSYTLYTSEKTQEKFYLNSNTGEIKVKDVIDFEESHSFDIYIQARDQGSNSLSGDCKVMAFITDLNDNYPEVTITSFKSTVNEDVAIGTLIAVISISDRDSGDNGEVELTLNQQASLPFVLDKSSEDYFALLISEPLDRETIPRYDITFIVTDKGTPRLFDNETITLEILDVNDNAPVFPQSFYTIHVVENNIPGALLTSLSAFDPDLHENQYLVYFIMEKEIINTSMSMLFSINPENGNLYALKTFDFEREREFLFHIEARDSGLPPLSSNVTVHVIILDQNDNTPLIVSPWRAQGSVIEDVIPRSVDKGFLIVKVIAIDTDSLQNSRVTYQLLQTSDSTLFSLDQYNGEIRTTRMFSYRDPRHQRLVVVAKDNGDPALSATITIKISTVEHMVTPFSETTELPLEYDLFTDFNLYLVIGLGSVSFLLLITILVIIVLKCQKPKPMKMLPAINMNLNSLNRNSVISRNSIISQRSSTIADSTLISSDAYWYSLFLAETRKGNVVVRQPIVPKGAGYFVSSIPRSTGPTETSDSRASTLQFVGDVDTKELEALNLPHYSPADEIGGVLRHDTISLFG, from the exons ATGGCTTTATCTATTGCAACTATCTGGACAAGGTGCGCCACGGTTCTCTTTGTATTCAGCGGGATGTGGGGAATTGCTTTGCCCATTACTCGCTACTCTATTCCCGAGGAAATGCAAGAGGGTTCCGTTGTTGCAAACCTGGCTACAGATTTGGGACTTGACGTTCGCGCTCTGGTAACACGCAAGGCAAAGCTTGACATCATccacacaaaaaaatatttgGACATTAACAAAGAAACGGGAGAGCTGTTCATACTTGAAAAGATAGACAGGGAATACATATGCTCGAGCAAGACAACGTCTTGTTTTCTTAAAACGGATGTCATACTTGAAAATCCCATTCGTATTTTTTACATTGAGCTTGAAATCATGGACATAAATGACAACGCACCTGTCTTTCGAAGGGAGACAATGCAATTGGATATTTCAGAATCTACCGCTCCAGGAGAGAGATTCTCTTTGACAAATGCTGTGGATGCAGACGTCGGTGCGAATTCTATTAAGACGTACTATTTGAGCGAAAGCAAGTATTTTACAATTGAAATACAGACCGGAAGCGATGGCTCTAAATATGTAGATTTGGTTATCAACAGTAATTTAGACCGAGAGGAACAGGCGGTGCATAATTTAATATTAACCGCTGTAGATGGTGGGGTTCCTGCGCGCTCATCCACAGCCAGTATCTTCCTTAGAGTTCTGGATATCAATGACAATGCCCCCTTTTTTAACCAGCCGATATATGCTATTAATGTAACTGAAAACTCCCCAATTGGAACTCTAGTAATGAAGTTGAACGCAACAGACTTGGACGAGGGCACGAACGCAGAGATTACATATTCATACACGTTATATACATCCGAGAAGACACAAGAAAAGTTCTATCTAAATTCAAATACAGGGGAAATAAAGGTGAAGGATGTGATTGATTTTGAGGAGAGTCACAGTTTCGATATATATATTCAAGCAAGAGACCAAGGATCGAATTCGTTATCTGGAGATTGTAAAGTAATGGCGTTTATTACCGATCTGAATGACAACTATCCTGAGGTCACCATTACATCTTTTAAAAGCACGGTCAATGAAGATGTTGCCATTGGAACATTGATAGCAGTAATCAGTATAAGCGATAGGGACTCTGGGGACAACGGTGAAGTTGAACTCACTTTGAACCAACAAGCATCCCTACCCTTCGTTCTCGATAAGTCTTCGGAGGATTACTTTGCTCTGCTTATTTCAGAACCACTGGACCGTGAGACAATTCCAAGATATGACATCACTTTCATAGTCACAGACAAAGGAACACCTCGCTTATTTGACAATGAGACAATCACCTTGGAGATACTGGACGTCAATGATAACGCACCAGTATTCCCCCAGTCGTTCTACACAATCCATGTTGTGGAGAACAACATCCCCGGTGCACTGTTGACGTCACTCAGTGCTTTTGACCCCGACCTCCACGAGAACCAGTATCTGGTCTATTTTATCATGGAGAAGGAGATCATCAACACGTCTATGTCCATGCTGTTCTCCATTAATCCAGAGAATGGCAACCTTTATGCTCTAAAGACCTTTGACTTTGAAAGGGAGAGGGAATTTCTTTTCCACATAGAggccagagactctgggttaccTCCACTCAGCAGCAATGTGACAGTTCACGTCATCATTCTGGACCAGAATGACAACACCCCGCTCATAGTGTCGCCTTGGCGAGCACAGGGCTCGGTAATTGAAGATGTGATCCCGAGGTCCGTTGATAAAGGATTCCTGATTGTCAAAGTAATCGCCATTGACACAGACTCATTACAGAACTCACGGGTCACATATCAGCTTCTACAGACCAGTGACTCTACTCTGTTCAGTCTAGATCAGTACAACGGGGAGATCCGGACGACAAGAATGTTCAGCTACAGGGACCCCCGTCATCAGCGGCTGGTTGTTGTCGCCAAAGACAATGGAGACCCTGCTCTTTCGGCCACAATTACCATCAAGATATCAACAGTAGAACACATGGTGACGCCATTCTCAGAAACCACTGAGTTGCCTTTGGAATATGACTTGTTCACAGACTTCAATCTGTATTTGGTCATCGGTTTGGGTTCAGTGTCCTTCCTGCTGTTGATCACCATATTGGTGATCATTGTGCTGAAGTGTCAGAAACCGAAGCCCATGAAGATGCTTCCTGCTATAAATATGaatctgaacagtctgaacaggaACAGTGTGATCAGCAGAAACAGTATCATCAGCCAGAGGAGCTCCACCATCGCTGATTCCACCCTCATCTCCAGTGATGCCTACTGGTACAGCCTGTTTCTAGCAGAGACCAGGAAAGGCAATGTGGTTGTCAGACAACCTATAGTACCCAAGGGAGCAGGCTACTTTGTGTCCAGTATACCCAGAAGCACAGGTCCTACAGAGACCAGCGACTCAAGAGCATCCACACTACAG tttgttggtgatgtggacaccaaggaacttgaagctctgaaCCTGCCCCACTACAGCCCCGCCGATGAGATTGGGGGTGTGCTCCGTCATGACACAATATCTCTGTTTGGCTAG
- the LOC135550468 gene encoding protocadherin-10-like — MDLRGAKRRLGGIWQVTCLALVVCVLDLVWAQIRYSIPEELEHGAFVGNIAEDLGLDVERLSARRFRIVSGAKKQYLEVNLENGILFVNEIIDREELCEQSLSCSFHLQVVIENPLELYRVEVEILDVNDNSPSFPWSEFNLDISESAVPGSRFPLESAQDLDVGSNSLRSYLLSVNEHFVLDIQTRSDGSKFAELVLESPLDREQQNTHQVVLTAVDGGSPERSGTAQINITVLDANDNAPVFDQSFYRVRLVENAPKGTVVIKLNASDLDEGPNADITYSFSGHAPIKVRELFSVDSRTGEIRVKGVVDYEKARMHEIYVQAKDKGPSAVAVHCKVLVNILDVNDNLPEVILTSVSTPVQEDAPPGTVIAVISVMDKDSGENGNVDCEIPHHVPFQLHSSFKNYYTLVTCDFLDRETVPEYNITLTARDMGAPPLFTRKTILVQVSDMNDNTPRFKQPSYTVYLTENNAPGASICSVTALDPDSDQNAYLSYSILEGDIHGMSVSTYVSINSDNGNIYALRSFDHEQLRNFQILVQAQDAGFPPLRTNVTVNVFILDQNDNAPVIVAPLPQNGTAATEVVPRSVDAGYLVAKITAMDADAGQNSRLFYQVLQANDPSLFSVALYTGEIRTIRRFVEKDPIRQMLVILVKDNGQPPLSATVSIILSVVDNVPESLPDFGDLTLSPQYRSNLTLYLIVSLGVISFTFLVAIIVLAAIKGYRDRHSIRRYNFSLSACCGFRSEESTTDVFKKSNLNVQITTGTKGSTNCVEANGNGPLSQPYCYKMCLTPESSKSDFMFLKSCSPMNATPQKNNAKGADYPKSGWSAQDSRSLIVNNGATIPNQLKQANMDWTLTKNRRNSAHKSFSSMERTFPRRPRTDPDGFSCPVAPQYYTWGSHMREYKMSSQVEGIGGVGSVGRVPNRSWTPSYTQPPSAQPPPDYQHNVYIPGTPSGYCTLKPAPRGELDVYNSFSTFGKNKRFISSYDSSFDQRGDNLINKDFFK; from the exons ATGGACCTCCGAGGCGCGAAGAGACGGCTTGGGGGGATATGGCAGGTGACATGCCTAGCTCTCGTCGTATGTGTCCTGGATTTAGTTTGGGCTCAGATTCGTTATTCAATCCCTGAGGAACTGGAACATGGCGCTTTTGTTGGAAACATAGCCGAGGACTTGGGTTTAGACGTCGAGAGACTCTCCGCGCGCAGGTTCAGGATTGTTTCAGGCGCAAAAAAGCAATACTTGGAGGTGAATTTAGAAAATGGTATTTTATTTGTAAACGAAATAATTGATCGAGAGGAACTATGTGAACAGAGTCTGTCTTGCTCTTTCCATTTGCAAGTGGTAATCGAAAACCCATTGGAACTGTACAGGGTTGAGGTGGAGATTTTAGATGTGAACGATAACTCACCCAGTTTTCCGTGGAGTGAGTTTAATTTGGATATATCCGAGTCGGCGGTACCCGGGTCCCGCTTCCCACTAGAGAGCGCGCAGGACTTGGACGTTGGAAGCAACTCGCTCCGCTCTTATCTGCTGAGTGTGAATGAACATTTTGTCCTGGACATCCAGACGCGTAGTGATGGCAGTAAGTTTGCGGAGTTGGTCCTGGAGAGCCCCTTGGACAGAGAGCAGCAGAAtacgcaccaggtggtgctgacGGCCGTGGATGGAGGCTCACCAGAGAGATCCGGGACAGCGCAAATCAATATAACAGTCCTGGATGCAAATGACAACGCGCCCGTGTTCGACCAGTCTTTCTACAGAGTGAGGCTTGTGGAAAACGCACCGAAGGGCACCGTTGTGATAAAACTAAACGCATCGGATTTGGATGAGGGTCCTAATGCGGATATCACATACTCTTTCAGCGGGCATGCTCCCATAAAAGTGCGCGAGCTTTTCAGTGTGGATTCGCGCACTGGAGAGATCAGAGTGAAAGGTGTCGTAGATTATGAAAAGGCCAGGATGCATGAGATATATGTGCAAGCCAAGGACAAGGGCCCATCGGCAGTGGCCGTGCACTGTAAAGTTCTAGTCAATATCTTAGATGTGAATGACAACCTCCCGGAGGTGATCTTAACATCAGTGTCCACACCTGTCCAAGAGGACGCACCACCGGGGACTGTGATCGCTGTCATCAGCGTCATGGACAAAGACTCAGGTGAAAATGGAAATGTTGACTGTGAAATTCCACATCATGTCCCcttccagctccactcctctttTAAGAACTATTACACTTTGGTTACATGTGATTTTTTGGACAGAGAGACGGTGCCAGAGTACAACATCACTCTCACAGCAAGAGATATGGGCGCACCTCCCTTGTTCACAAGGAAAACTATTTTAGTTCAAGTGTCAGACATGAACGACAACACACCCCGATTCAAGCAGCCATCATACACCGTCTATTTGACAGAGAATAACGCACCAGGAGCCTCAATTTGCTCGGTTACTGCCCTGGATCCAGATTCAGACCAAAATGCCTATCTCTCTTACTCTATTCTGGAAGGTGATATACATGGGATGTCCGTGTCCACCTACGTCTCCATAAACTCAGACAACGGGAATATTTACGCATTGCGTTCTTTTGACCATGAGCAGCTAAGAAACTTTCAGATTTTAGTCCAAGCACAAGATGCCGGGTTTCCACCCCTGAGAACCAATGTTACCGTAAATGTCTTTATTTTAGACCAAAATGACAATGCACCAGTCATAGTAGCACCTCTACCCCAAAACGGCACCGCGGCGACTGAAGTGGTGCCCAGGTCAGTTGATGCTGGCTATCTTGTGGCAAAAATCACTGCGATGGACGCAGACGCAGGTCAAAACTCGCGTCTGTTCTACCAGGTGCTCCAGGCAAACGACCCGAGCCTGTTTAGCGTCGCTCTGTACACGGGCGAAATCAGGACGATTCGCCGATTTGTGGAAAAAGACCCCATAAGGCAAATGCTGGTCATTCTGGTCAAGGACAACGGTCAGCCACCCCTTTCGGCCACAGTTTCCATCATCCTGTCAGTTGTTGACAACGTGCCAGAATCGCTGCCTGATTTCGGCGACCTCACACTGAGCCCCCAGTACCGCTCGAACCTCACGCTGTACTTAATAGTGTCTCTGGGCGTTATCTCGTTCACGTTTCTGGTGGCTATTATCGTCCTGGCAGCGATAAAGGGATACAGGGACAGACATTCCATTCGGAGGTATAACTTCTCTCTGAGTGCATGCTGCGGGTTCCGATCAGAGGAATCTACCACTGATGTGTTCAAGAAGTCCAACTTGAACGTTCAGATAACCACAGGCACCAAAGGATCCACGAACTGCGTTGAGGCAAATGGCAACGGCCCCCTTTCTCAGCCATACTGCTACAAGATGTGTCTGACCCCGGAATCATCCAAGAGCGATTTCATGTTCCTAAAGTCATGCAGTCCGATGAATGCGACTCCACAGAAGAATAATGCCAAGGGCGCAGACTACCCCAAATCGGGTTGGAGCGCACAGGACTCCCGCAGCCTGATAGTGAACAACGGAGCAACTATTCCGAACCAG CTCAAGCAAGCGAACATGGACTGGACATTGACGAAAAATCGACGGAATTCAGCACACAAAAG CTTTAGCTCCATGGAGAGGACCTTCCCACGTAGACCCAGGACGGACCCTGATGGCTTCTCCTGCCCGGTGGCACCACAGTACTATACCTGGGGTAGTCATATGCGTG AATACAAGATGTCCTCCCAGGTTGAAGGGATTGGAGGGGTTGGAAGTGTAGGAAGGGTTCCAAACCGTTCGTGGACTCCGAGCTACACCCAGCCTCCATCTGCACAGCCACCACCTGACTACCAGCACAACGTCTACATTCCTGGCACACCGTCTGGGTACTGCACTCTGAAGCCTGCACCCAGGGGGGAACTGGATGTCTACAACTCATTCTCTACGTTTGGAAAGAATAAGAGGTTCATCTCTAGCTATGACTCGAGCTTTGACCAGAGAGGGGACAACCTGATAAACAAGGACTTTTTTAAATGA